The segment GTCCTGAACGAGTCATTTCTCCCAAGTTTGCTCCTTTTCCTCCCAATAAGTCCTTCATGTCCATACTGCCTTTATGAAAAGGAATGACATTGACTTGACTCATGATGTGCTTCCTCCTTTTCGAAACATGTCAAGGATCAGATTCGCCGTTTCTTCCACCGCTTTATTGGATACATCCAAAATAGGACAGCCAACCCTCTTCATCACTTTCTCTGAATACTCCAACTCCAGTAATATCCGTTCCATATTTGCATAATTGGCTTGAGAAGTTAATCCCAGAGACTTCAGCCGCTCCCTGCGGATTCCATTCAGTTGATCAGGATCGATGGTTAAGCCAACACACTTTTCCGCATTGATTTGAAATAGTTCCTCCGGTGGCTCCACCTCCGGAACAAGAGGTACGTTGGCCACTTTTAGGCGTTTATGGGCCAAGTACATGGACAAAGGAGTTTTGGATGTGCGGGAAACCCCGACCAAGACGACATCCGCCCGTAAAATCCCCCGTGGATCCCGACCATCATCGTATTTAACGGCAAACTCAATCGCTTCCACTTTACGAAAATAATCATCATCCAACTTCCGAACCAAACCCGGTTCCCTTTTCGGTTGATGCTCGTATAAATTGGACAGTCCGTCCAGCATGG is part of the Kroppenstedtia pulmonis genome and harbors:
- a CDS encoding pyruvate, water dikinase regulatory protein; the protein is MSKPANQPVVFILSDSVGETAEFVVRAASSQFNGGNMDIRRIPYVDDKKTITETVMAASEVKGIIAFTMVVTKLQEHLLAEAKRFSVPVVDIMGPMLDGLSNLYEHQPKREPGLVRKLDDDYFRKVEAIEFAVKYDDGRDPRGILRADVVLVGVSRTSKTPLSMYLAHKRLKVANVPLVPEVEPPEELFQINAEKCVGLTIDPDQLNGIRRERLKSLGLTSQANYANMERILLELEYSEKVMKRVGCPILDVSNKAVEETANLILDMFRKGGSTS